In Pecten maximus unplaced genomic scaffold, xPecMax1.1, whole genome shotgun sequence, the following proteins share a genomic window:
- the LOC117320004 gene encoding galactoside 2-alpha-L-fucosyltransferase 3-like produces MKTHYKTCVILLVGTVSTSLYVWLSMIQVVPSIFHIHSIRKIWDDNYSKCVLHREKEAHRTHHSPLYVTFSLHGRLGNWMFAYASLLGIAMKNNRQPFISRYSSLSSIFKLQHTMPWKPVCMEDFEEQYPCKYDRSTENMPRVNLTLKQYFQSWKYFESYESEIRKEYTFWPNIYDDARKIFLKYKGSNSNSSIYISVHVRRTDMMIPSSTKLGFKSAPLEYINNAMNYMRKKFTGRTITFLVVSDDYVWCKKHLTGPDTVVIPKNHQFVDIAILSMCNHSIITTGTYGWWGAWLAGGHTVYYKNFPEHGSHLYGEFDPVDFYPPAWVAIDTGSYNFYNRNLVTYLLIFTVIMIF; encoded by the coding sequence ATGAAGACACACTACAAAACGTGTGTAATCCTGCTGGTTGGGACAGTCAGTACATCTCTGTATGTCTGGTTGTCAATGATACAGGTTGTCCCGTCGATATTCCACATCCATTCCATAAGGAAAATCTGGGACGACAATTACTCAAAATGTGTCCTTCATCGGGAAAAGGAGGCCCATCGAACCCATCATTCTCCACTCTATGTCACCTTCTCTCTCCACGGTCGTCTTGGTAACTGGATGTTTGCATATGCATCACTACTTGGAATCGCTATGAAAAATAATCGCCAACCATTCATTAGTAGATATAGCAGTCTTTCCTCCATTTTTAAGCTACAACATACAATGCCCTGGAAACCGGTTTGTATGGAAGACTTTGAAGAACAATATCCTTGTAAGTATGATCGTAGCACGGAAAATATGCCCAGAGTGAATTTAACACTGAAACAGTATTTTCAGTCgtggaaatattttgaaagcTACGAATCAGAAATTCGAAAAGAATATACATTTTGGCCAAATATATATGATGATGCAAGGAAGATTTTTCTAAAATACAAGGGCAGTAACTCTAattcatctatatatataagtgttcACGTTCGACGGACCGATATGATGATACCAAGTTCTACAAAACTCGGATTTAAATCGGCACCGTTGGAGTACATAAACAATGCCATGAATTATATGCGGAAGAAATTTACTGGTAGAACGATAACATTTCTGGTCGTGTCTGATGATTATGTATGGTGTAAAAAACATTTAACTGGACCTGATACTGTTGTCATTCCGAAAAATCATCAGTTTGTAGATATAGCCATACTGAGCATGTGCAACCATTCCATTATAACCACAGGAACATATGGCTGGTGGGGGGCCTGGCTGGCTGGTGgtcatacagtatattacaaaAACTTCCCCGaacatggcagccatctttATGGTGAATTTGATCCTGTCGATTTTTACCCACCTGCCTGGGTTGCCATTGATACAGGATCATATAATTTCTACAATAGAAATCTTGTGAcctatttgttgatatttactgtgataatgatattttga
- the LOC117320005 gene encoding uncharacterized protein LOC117320005 isoform X2 codes for MVKLPADVTFLSGTLSELFNWLYTVHVLFRLTQKIFGLITKKKESISLIKRQLRKNRLCATATDSEIAAIATDWFRFACDRDGGRKRREEQKRAQQAATATINAVLSDNSEQD; via the exons ATGGTCAAGCTGCCTGCAGATGTTACATTCTTATCAGGGACCTTGTCCGAGCTGTTTAACTGGTTGTATACAGTACACGTGCTATTTCGACTTACACAGAAGATATTTGGATTAATCACGAAGAAGAAAGAGAGCATTTCTTTGATCAAAAGACAAT TAAGGAAGAACCGCCTGTGTGCGACAGCAACAGATTCGGAAATTGCAGCAATTGCAACAGATTGGTTCAGATTTGCTTGTGATCGCGATGGTGGCAGGAAAAGGAGAGAGGAACAAAAAAGGGCACAACAGGCAGCTACTGCAACTATCAATGCTGTGCTTAGTGACAATTCCGAACAGGACTGA
- the LOC117320005 gene encoding uncharacterized protein LOC117320005 isoform X1, giving the protein MVKLPADVTFLSGTLSELFNWLYTVHVLFRLTQKIFGLITKKKESISLIKRQSTVRKNRLCATATDSEIAAIATDWFRFACDRDGGRKRREEQKRAQQAATATINAVLSDNSEQD; this is encoded by the exons ATGGTCAAGCTGCCTGCAGATGTTACATTCTTATCAGGGACCTTGTCCGAGCTGTTTAACTGGTTGTATACAGTACACGTGCTATTTCGACTTACACAGAAGATATTTGGATTAATCACGAAGAAGAAAGAGAGCATTTCTTTGATCAAAAGACAAT CTACAGTAAGGAAGAACCGCCTGTGTGCGACAGCAACAGATTCGGAAATTGCAGCAATTGCAACAGATTGGTTCAGATTTGCTTGTGATCGCGATGGTGGCAGGAAAAGGAGAGAGGAACAAAAAAGGGCACAACAGGCAGCTACTGCAACTATCAATGCTGTGCTTAGTGACAATTCCGAACAGGACTGA